A DNA window from Actinokineospora baliensis contains the following coding sequences:
- a CDS encoding precorrin-3B synthase, which produces MSSSQRRTGADACPGALDVHRAADGGLARVRIPGGRLRAEQLHRLADLAADLGDGALELTSRANLQLRGLAEGAEVELGAELAGIGLLPSLSHEKVRNIMASPLGPGGLVAELDAAVCAERDLAELPGRFLFALDSGAGDVAWSRPDVAALPVGDRVAVLVGGVDHGIRVEQERVVSTMVACALAFLRVRDTQWRIAELPDVAAVVAGFDRGPDRVIPGTPPTGGPIGPIVFADGGRGVGAAVPLGRLAADQARALGDVVITPWRGVVVRGGMPDIGLITDPSAPGIGVTSCAGRPHCNKALADVRAAALATAVPGRAVHWAGCGRRCGRPVGEVLDVVATEDGYLVDGRAVPGERVAEAVARGRQD; this is translated from the coding sequence GTGTCTTCCTCCCAGCGCCGAACGGGCGCCGATGCCTGCCCAGGTGCGCTCGACGTGCACCGGGCGGCCGACGGCGGCCTGGCGCGGGTCAGGATCCCGGGTGGACGGCTGCGCGCCGAGCAACTGCACCGGCTGGCGGATCTGGCCGCCGACCTGGGTGATGGCGCCCTGGAGTTGACCTCCCGGGCGAACCTGCAGTTGCGCGGGCTGGCCGAGGGCGCCGAGGTGGAGTTGGGCGCCGAGCTGGCCGGGATCGGCCTGCTGCCCTCGCTCTCGCACGAAAAGGTGCGCAACATCATGGCGTCCCCGCTCGGCCCGGGTGGGCTGGTCGCCGAGTTGGACGCGGCGGTGTGCGCGGAGCGTGACCTGGCGGAGCTCCCCGGGCGGTTCCTGTTCGCCCTGGACAGCGGTGCCGGTGACGTGGCGTGGTCTCGGCCGGACGTCGCGGCGCTGCCGGTCGGTGATCGGGTGGCGGTGCTCGTCGGCGGGGTCGATCACGGCATCCGGGTCGAGCAGGAGCGGGTCGTGTCGACCATGGTTGCGTGCGCGCTGGCGTTCCTGCGGGTGCGGGACACGCAGTGGCGGATCGCTGAGTTGCCGGACGTCGCCGCGGTCGTGGCCGGGTTCGACCGCGGGCCGGACCGGGTGATCCCGGGCACACCACCCACCGGCGGGCCGATCGGGCCGATCGTGTTCGCTGACGGCGGGCGCGGGGTCGGCGCGGCGGTGCCACTCGGGCGGTTGGCGGCGGATCAGGCGCGGGCCTTGGGCGATGTGGTGATCACGCCGTGGCGGGGGGTTGTGGTGCGCGGCGGGATGCCCGACATCGGGCTGATCACCGACCCGTCGGCTCCCGGGATCGGCGTGACGTCGTGCGCGGGTCGGCCGCACTGCAACAAGGCGCTGGCCGACGTGCGGGCGGCGGCGTTGGCGACAGCGGTGCCCGGGCGCGCGGTGCACTGGGCGGGGTGCGGGCGCCGGTGCGGGCGTCCGGTGGGTGAGGTGCTCGACGTGGTGGCCACCGAGGACGGCTACCTCGTCGACGGCCGGGCTGTGCCCGGCGAGCGGGTGGCTGAGGCGGTCGCCCGGGGAAGGCAGGACTGA
- a CDS encoding precorrin-8X methylmutase, with the protein MTEYIKDGAEIYRRSFATIRAEADLAGLPEDVARVVVRMIHACGMVDLVGDVSYSPDVVASARAALLSGAPVLCDAQMVASGITRKRLPADNEIICTLGDPRVPPLAQELGNTRSAAALELWRDRLEGAVVAIGNAPTALFYLLDMIDAGAGRPAAILGLPVGFIGAAESKDALAAHGGGIPYLVVRGRRGGSAMAVAAVNAIASEAE; encoded by the coding sequence GTGACCGAGTACATCAAGGACGGCGCGGAGATCTACCGCCGCTCGTTCGCCACGATCCGCGCGGAGGCCGATCTGGCCGGGCTGCCTGAGGACGTGGCGCGCGTAGTGGTGCGGATGATCCACGCCTGCGGGATGGTCGATCTGGTCGGCGATGTCTCTTACTCCCCCGACGTCGTCGCCTCGGCTCGTGCCGCGCTGCTGTCAGGCGCACCTGTGCTGTGTGACGCGCAGATGGTGGCCTCCGGGATCACGCGTAAGAGGCTTCCCGCGGACAACGAGATCATCTGCACGTTGGGCGACCCTCGGGTGCCACCGCTCGCCCAGGAGTTGGGCAACACCCGTAGTGCGGCCGCGCTAGAGCTGTGGCGGGATCGCCTAGAGGGTGCGGTGGTGGCCATTGGCAACGCACCTACTGCCTTGTTCTACCTGCTGGACATGATCGATGCGGGGGCTGGGCGCCCGGCCGCGATCCTGGGTCTGCCAGTGGGGTTCATCGGCGCCGCTGAGTCGAAGGACGCTCTTGCCGCGCACGGCGGCGGCATCCCGTACCTGGTTGTTCGTGGTCGACGTGGCGGTAGTGCCATGGCGGTGGCCGCGGTCAACGCGATCGCGAGTGAGGCAGAGTGA
- the cobJ gene encoding precorrin-3B C(17)-methyltransferase, which yields MTGTLYGVGLGPGDPDLVTVKAARLIGAADVVAYHSARHGRSIARGVAAPYLREGQIEEQLVYPLTVETTDHPGGYAGAMAEFYEHAAARLAAHLDAGRDVVVLAEGDPLFYGSYMHMHKRLADRYPWVVVPGVTSVSAAAAVLGRPLVEGEEVLTVLPGTLPEEDLAAHLTRTDSAAVLKLGRTFGKVRDAFAAAGKLDQALYVERATWSEGRSLPLSEVDPETVPYFSLALLPSPLNDSVPSATPATGASPAAGEVVVVGTGPAGRPWLTPEAQEALSAADDLVGYKTYLDRVPVNPRQRRHASDNQVEAERAAFALDLAKRGRRVAVVSSGDPGVFAMATAVLEVATDPQWADVPVRVLPGLTAAQAVASRVGAPLGHDFCVISLSDRLKPWQVITERLEAVAKADLVIAIYNPASKARTWQLGEARDLLLRHRSPDTPVVIGRDVGGPEESVRVVRLQDLDPATVDMRCLLLIGSSQTRHLLKADGSHVVFTPRHYPASPA from the coding sequence GTGACCGGCACCCTCTATGGCGTCGGGCTCGGCCCAGGCGACCCGGATCTTGTCACCGTCAAGGCAGCCCGGTTGATCGGCGCAGCCGACGTGGTCGCCTATCACAGTGCGCGCCACGGCAGGTCTATCGCGCGCGGGGTCGCTGCTCCTTACCTTCGCGAGGGGCAGATCGAGGAGCAGCTGGTCTACCCGTTGACCGTGGAGACAACGGACCATCCCGGTGGGTACGCGGGGGCGATGGCGGAGTTCTACGAGCACGCCGCCGCGAGGTTGGCAGCGCACCTCGACGCCGGTCGCGACGTAGTTGTTCTCGCTGAAGGCGATCCGCTCTTCTACGGCTCTTACATGCACATGCACAAGAGGCTCGCCGACCGCTACCCGTGGGTGGTTGTGCCTGGCGTGACATCTGTTAGCGCTGCCGCCGCTGTCTTGGGCCGCCCGTTGGTAGAAGGCGAAGAGGTTCTCACCGTACTGCCGGGAACCCTGCCCGAAGAGGACCTCGCAGCGCATCTAACGCGAACCGACTCGGCGGCCGTGCTCAAGCTCGGGCGCACCTTCGGCAAGGTGCGGGATGCGTTCGCTGCAGCGGGCAAGTTGGATCAGGCTCTCTATGTAGAGCGGGCGACGTGGTCGGAAGGACGCAGCCTCCCACTGTCCGAAGTAGATCCCGAGACAGTCCCGTACTTCTCGCTCGCGCTGCTTCCCAGTCCTCTTAACGACAGTGTCCCCTCTGCCACCCCCGCGACAGGGGCATCGCCTGCGGCGGGTGAGGTAGTCGTAGTCGGCACCGGCCCGGCTGGGCGGCCTTGGCTGACGCCGGAAGCACAAGAGGCGCTATCAGCCGCTGATGACCTCGTCGGCTACAAGACGTACCTGGACCGAGTCCCGGTCAATCCCCGGCAGCGGCGGCACGCTTCGGACAACCAGGTCGAGGCCGAGCGCGCCGCTTTCGCCCTGGACCTGGCCAAGCGCGGCCGACGGGTCGCTGTCGTGTCCTCCGGCGACCCGGGGGTGTTCGCCATGGCCACGGCTGTGCTGGAGGTCGCGACCGACCCGCAGTGGGCGGACGTCCCGGTTCGGGTCCTGCCCGGTCTGACGGCCGCGCAGGCGGTGGCGAGCCGGGTGGGGGCGCCGCTGGGGCACGACTTCTGCGTGATCTCGCTGTCCGACCGCCTGAAGCCGTGGCAGGTCATCACCGAGCGCCTTGAGGCGGTCGCCAAGGCGGACCTGGTGATCGCCATCTACAACCCGGCGTCCAAGGCCAGGACCTGGCAGCTCGGCGAGGCCCGCGATCTGCTGCTGCGGCACCGGTCCCCGGACACGCCGGTCGTGATCGGCCGGGACGTGGGCGGCCCGGAGGAGTCGGTCCGGGTCGTGCGGTTGCAGGACCTCGACCCGGCGACCGTGGACATGCGCTGCCTGTTGCTGATCGGCTCGTCCCAGACGCGGCACCTGCTCAAGGCCGACGGCTCGCACGTGGTGTTCACCCCACGCCACTACCCGGCTTCACCTGCGTAG